Proteins encoded together in one Candidatus Nezhaarchaeales archaeon window:
- a CDS encoding DUF1850 domain-containing protein gives MIIDEGTGKTYTYTVYVGDKVTLRYTHSIYKQDVIEVFEVNPTGVLILREVVFKGERPTSIVQLKDLEDYYMTGGPFMVGNLSLTVKGLNLRVGSIGRPTIVVGGNELDLYTTMGFGASVRVVIESTVGSLLAYNPVYLF, from the coding sequence ATGATTATTGATGAAGGTACTGGGAAAACCTACACGTACACCGTTTATGTAGGTGATAAGGTAACGTTACGCTATACTCATTCGATTTATAAGCAGGATGTAATCGAGGTCTTCGAGGTAAATCCGACCGGCGTCCTCATCCTTAGGGAGGTGGTATTTAAGGGTGAAAGGCCGACATCTATAGTACAGCTTAAAGACCTTGAGGATTACTACATGACTGGAGGCCCCTTTATGGTTGGGAATCTATCCTTAACCGTTAAAGGCCTTAACCTCAGAGTTGGAAGTATAGGGAGACCTACTATCGTTGTGGGTGGAAACGAGCTTGACCTCTATACGACTATGGGTTTCGGAGCCTCCGTAAGGGTGGTTATTGAGTCAACAGTAGGATCCTTACTGGCATATAACCCCGTATACCTATTCTAG
- a CDS encoding TRAP transporter fused permease subunit, with product MKGLKTYVSVALSLMMVAWSLYYVVSVIETYTFRMVHLIFILVLTPLLYPLRGKGSGSLKVVDVILAALGAISILYVFTDFEGFIYRSTMPLLTDVVFGVIVIALILEMMRRTAGWILPALILFLLFYTYAGAYMPPPFTHRGYGLDRIVGHMFMTLEGIFGIPLDVSASFITIFIVYGVMMDAAGAGRFFMDLALSLTGRGPSSGGRVTVLTTGLVGGPQGSGVATTMSLGPLLWPLLREAGYDPDRAAGLLAAGGIGAVISPPIMGAAAFLMMEFLHISYLEVILIVTLPTLLYYASLFFMVELEARKLNFKPITGRRVPTKRALLRGGYHLLSLFILIALIALGRTPNYAALWAIITVLITSYLSRNRDEWLTPKRLIHAIFEGVKGLLPVATVLAGAGIIIGSFTLTGLGLKIAGMIMSASLGIRPIALILAAIAALIIGLGVPITASYVITVIIVAPALVALGVPNYAIHAFVFYYAILSEVSPPVGLSPLAAASITGGNPFKAMMQAWKYTLPTFLIPFLFTLHNEGASILLIKASIETLLPSLFIAVVSLLSISLALMGYLRGRLTLIERVALALGAIGLMVSHPSVNALAVGSLAVILAASFISILRGSKLLQVRILR from the coding sequence TTGAAGGGCTTGAAGACATATGTTAGCGTTGCCTTATCGTTAATGATGGTTGCATGGTCCCTCTACTACGTTGTTAGCGTAATAGAAACCTACACGTTCCGCATGGTTCATTTAATCTTTATTTTAGTCCTTACACCCCTCCTATACCCTTTAAGGGGTAAGGGGAGTGGATCATTAAAGGTTGTAGATGTAATCCTCGCCGCTCTCGGCGCCATCTCCATACTATATGTGTTTACGGATTTTGAAGGCTTCATCTACCGTTCGACAATGCCCCTCCTTACCGATGTGGTTTTTGGAGTAATAGTTATTGCCCTCATCCTTGAGATGATGCGGAGGACGGCGGGTTGGATCTTACCAGCCCTAATTCTCTTCCTCCTCTTCTATACTTATGCAGGGGCTTATATGCCGCCCCCCTTTACTCATAGGGGTTACGGTCTTGATCGTATCGTCGGCCACATGTTCATGACGTTGGAGGGTATCTTCGGTATACCGTTAGATGTATCAGCGTCCTTCATAACGATATTTATAGTCTACGGCGTAATGATGGATGCCGCTGGCGCTGGCCGATTCTTCATGGATTTAGCGTTATCCCTCACGGGGAGGGGGCCCTCGAGCGGTGGTCGCGTAACGGTTCTAACAACGGGTTTAGTAGGAGGGCCTCAGGGGAGTGGTGTAGCTACGACTATGTCGTTAGGCCCGCTTCTATGGCCATTACTTCGAGAAGCTGGTTATGATCCTGATCGTGCAGCTGGCCTCCTAGCGGCAGGCGGTATAGGAGCGGTTATATCGCCGCCCATTATGGGTGCAGCGGCCTTCCTCATGATGGAGTTCCTCCACATCTCGTATTTGGAGGTTATCCTCATAGTTACGTTGCCGACGCTTCTATACTATGCAAGCCTCTTCTTCATGGTTGAGCTTGAAGCGAGAAAATTGAACTTTAAACCGATAACGGGGAGGAGGGTACCCACTAAACGAGCCCTTCTTAGGGGGGGATATCATCTTCTCTCCCTCTTTATTCTTATAGCCTTAATCGCGCTGGGTCGAACCCCTAACTATGCGGCCCTCTGGGCTATAATTACCGTCCTCATTACGAGCTACCTAAGTAGGAATCGGGATGAATGGTTAACGCCTAAACGCTTAATACACGCTATTTTTGAAGGTGTGAAAGGGCTTCTTCCCGTGGCGACCGTTCTTGCAGGTGCGGGGATTATCATAGGCTCGTTCACGTTAACCGGGCTCGGTTTAAAGATTGCCGGGATGATTATGTCGGCTAGCTTAGGTATTAGGCCTATAGCCTTAATTCTCGCAGCTATCGCTGCCCTTATCATCGGCTTAGGAGTACCCATTACAGCCTCCTACGTTATCACCGTGATTATAGTTGCCCCCGCCCTAGTAGCGCTCGGTGTTCCCAACTACGCTATCCATGCCTTCGTGTTCTACTACGCTATTCTCTCCGAGGTTTCTCCACCCGTAGGTCTTTCACCGCTAGCGGCTGCTAGTATAACGGGCGGTAACCCCTTCAAGGCTATGATGCAGGCGTGGAAGTATACCTTGCCAACGTTTCTCATACCATTCCTCTTCACCCTCCATAACGAGGGGGCTTCCATACTTCTCATTAAAGCTTCGATCGAGACTCTTCTACCAAGCCTCTTCATCGCCGTTGTCTCCCTACTATCGATCTCGTTGGCGTTAATGGGCTACCTTCGCGGCAGGCTAACACTCATTGAGCGCGTAGCCTTAGCTTTAGGCGCTATCGGGCTGATGGTTTCACACCCGAGCGTTAACGCTTTAGCCGTCGGTTCGTTAGCTGTCATCTTAGCCGCTAGCTTCATCAGTATTTTAAGGGGTTCAAAGCTTTTGCAGGTTAGGATTTTACGCTGA
- a CDS encoding helix-turn-helix domain-containing protein — protein sequence MESLLEVLRASGFKASELYDEQGCFDFIAKDDHRLMVAKVAPDIDRFSSKLSYWLKKVANILSAAPVIIGLSRGSESIENGVVYDKFNVPTTNINTLKQALAGFSPYLYFKAGRYYVKIDGASLKSFRERLNISLGDLARTIGVSRRTIYEYERSGMLATIETAMKLQEAVETKLLLPIDIFESRSTPVFETDEARGVMVGAVSKKLSKLGLKTYTIERAPFNIIAKNHDFKILVKVSGKLSKKVKRQIRTVESMANVSGSLGITIIKDGEDEELKALNYGEFKRIKSRNELLEVIGAP from the coding sequence TTGGAATCACTACTCGAAGTCTTAAGGGCTAGCGGCTTTAAGGCTTCAGAGCTTTATGATGAACAAGGCTGCTTCGACTTTATAGCCAAAGACGACCATCGTTTAATGGTGGCGAAGGTAGCGCCCGACATCGATAGGTTCTCAAGCAAATTAAGCTACTGGCTTAAAAAGGTAGCTAACATACTTTCAGCAGCCCCAGTAATCATAGGTCTCAGTAGAGGATCCGAAAGTATAGAAAACGGCGTAGTCTACGATAAGTTCAATGTACCAACTACCAATATAAACACGCTTAAACAAGCCTTAGCCGGCTTTTCACCCTACCTATACTTCAAGGCCGGTAGGTACTACGTGAAGATCGATGGAGCATCCTTAAAATCCTTTAGAGAACGACTAAACATATCCTTAGGCGATCTAGCTAGAACCATAGGTGTTTCGCGTCGAACAATCTACGAGTACGAGCGTTCGGGTATGCTGGCCACCATCGAAACGGCTATGAAGCTTCAAGAGGCCGTGGAAACCAAGTTGCTACTCCCCATCGACATCTTTGAAAGCCGCTCAACACCTGTTTTCGAAACAGATGAAGCCAGAGGCGTGATGGTCGGCGCGGTTTCGAAGAAGCTCTCAAAGCTAGGGCTTAAAACCTACACCATAGAGAGGGCGCCCTTTAACATCATAGCTAAGAACCACGACTTCAAAATCCTAGTTAAGGTAAGCGGTAAGCTAAGTAAGAAGGTTAAACGCCAGATAAGGACTGTGGAAAGCATGGCTAATGTAAGTGGTAGTTTAGGGATCACAATAATAAAGGACGGCGAAGACGAAGAATTAAAAGCCCTTAACTACGGCGAGTTTAAGAGGATTAAAAGTAGGAACGAGCTTTTAGAAGTAATAGGCGCGCCCTAG
- a CDS encoding minichromosome maintenance protein MCM, which yields MATRPMDVRERFAEFYKTFQTVKGEPKYRLRIQQMAISNSISLYIDFEDLLEYDKDLAEGVIKRPKEYVEAASNAVWDVMKTENRSYAERVSRFHARFRRLIDVIPIRSIRSSLIHRLIAVEGIITRSSTVKQQIVEAAFLCERCNETIRLVQADRTFTTPVRCTNPECKGRGPFRLMVDESRFIDWQRLTLQERPEELPPGQLPRSIEVIVRDDLVDTVRPGDRVTLTGILELRQEVTPKGGRGSTFTTYIEANSIDVTEKGFEEVEVTPEDEEKILEAAKDPWIVSKIVNSIAPSIYGLQEVKEAIAYLLFGGRPKVLPDGVRIRGDLNVLIIGDPGTGKSQLLQYVAKLAPRGIYTSGKGSTAAGLTAAVTRDRVTGDFYLEAGALVLADGGVAAIDEIDKMRQEDRVAIHEAMEQQTVSIAKAGIVATLNARSSILAAANPALGRYVEQRPVSENINLPVTILSRFDFIFILKDKPDTVTDTAMVDHVLRLHSVEEGAYQPTFPPEFLRKYIAYARRKVNPKLTLEAEERIKRFFLDLRSKAEAVPDSPVPITLRQLESLIRAMEARARIALREEVTVEDAEAAIRLMQTFLNQVGYDRARGVFDIDTLMVGKPKSLQEKFMQVLDIVVTLEKEGQGAPVSKEAILEEAGRRGLDSGFVERALRQLKSDGTLYEPKEGFYKKV from the coding sequence TTGGCTACGCGCCCGATGGATGTTAGGGAGAGGTTTGCTGAGTTCTATAAAACGTTTCAAACGGTTAAGGGTGAACCTAAGTATAGGTTAAGAATACAGCAGATGGCTATTTCTAACAGTATTTCGCTGTATATAGACTTTGAAGACCTACTCGAGTATGATAAGGACCTAGCTGAGGGTGTTATTAAGAGGCCTAAGGAATACGTGGAGGCAGCTTCAAACGCCGTCTGGGACGTGATGAAGACTGAGAATAGAAGTTACGCTGAAAGGGTTAGTAGGTTTCATGCTCGCTTTAGAAGGCTTATAGATGTAATACCGATCCGGTCCATTAGGTCCTCCTTAATCCATAGGCTGATAGCCGTTGAGGGGATAATAACGAGGTCGTCGACCGTTAAACAGCAAATAGTTGAAGCCGCCTTCCTATGCGAGCGGTGTAATGAAACGATAAGGCTCGTTCAGGCTGATCGAACGTTTACTACGCCGGTAAGGTGTACAAACCCGGAGTGTAAGGGTAGGGGGCCATTCAGGTTGATGGTGGATGAATCTAGATTTATAGATTGGCAGAGGCTTACCTTGCAGGAACGCCCCGAAGAACTACCGCCGGGGCAGCTACCGAGGTCCATTGAGGTTATTGTTAGGGACGACCTAGTTGATACTGTAAGGCCTGGTGATAGAGTTACGTTAACGGGTATACTTGAGCTACGGCAGGAGGTAACGCCTAAGGGTGGTAGAGGGTCGACTTTCACTACGTACATAGAGGCTAACAGTATTGATGTAACCGAGAAGGGGTTTGAGGAGGTTGAAGTAACTCCTGAGGATGAGGAAAAAATACTTGAAGCGGCGAAGGACCCTTGGATCGTAAGTAAGATCGTTAACTCCATAGCCCCCTCGATATATGGGCTTCAAGAGGTGAAGGAGGCTATAGCCTACCTCCTATTCGGAGGTAGGCCTAAGGTTTTACCTGACGGCGTTAGGATAAGAGGCGACCTCAACGTACTCATTATTGGGGATCCTGGCACCGGTAAGTCGCAACTACTCCAATACGTAGCTAAGTTAGCGCCTAGAGGTATATACACGTCCGGTAAAGGGTCAACGGCAGCCGGTTTAACAGCGGCAGTAACTAGGGATCGCGTAACCGGGGATTTCTACCTAGAAGCTGGCGCATTAGTACTAGCCGATGGAGGGGTAGCGGCTATAGATGAAATAGATAAGATGAGGCAGGAGGATAGGGTTGCCATCCATGAGGCTATGGAGCAGCAGACCGTTAGCATAGCTAAAGCCGGTATAGTTGCTACGCTTAACGCTAGAAGCTCGATACTAGCGGCGGCAAACCCGGCCCTAGGTAGGTATGTGGAGCAACGACCGGTATCTGAGAATATAAACCTACCTGTAACCATACTTTCAAGGTTTGACTTCATATTCATACTTAAGGATAAACCCGATACGGTTACGGATACGGCTATGGTGGACCACGTATTAAGGCTTCATTCAGTTGAGGAGGGGGCCTACCAGCCGACCTTCCCCCCGGAGTTTTTAAGGAAGTATATAGCCTACGCCCGTAGGAAAGTGAACCCCAAGCTTACTTTAGAGGCTGAGGAGCGGATAAAGAGGTTCTTCTTGGATTTAAGGAGTAAGGCTGAAGCAGTTCCAGATTCACCAGTACCTATAACGCTTAGGCAGCTGGAATCCCTTATTAGGGCTATGGAGGCTAGGGCTAGGATAGCGCTTAGGGAGGAGGTCACGGTTGAAGACGCTGAAGCAGCTATTAGGCTGATGCAAACCTTCCTAAACCAGGTGGGTTATGATAGAGCTAGAGGAGTATTCGATATAGACACCTTAATGGTTGGTAAGCCTAAAAGCCTACAGGAGAAGTTTATGCAGGTGTTAGACATCGTTGTAACGCTTGAAAAGGAGGGGCAAGGAGCTCCGGTAAGTAAGGAGGCCATACTTGAGGAGGCTGGGAGGCGTGGGCTTGATTCAGGTTTCGTTGAAAGAGCCTTAAGGCAGTTAAAGAGTGATGGTACACTCTACGAACCCAAGGAAGGCTTCTATAAGAAGGTTTAA
- a CDS encoding ATP-dependent DNA helicase, which yields MLIILVDDVDLPSAVKRVLKERGIRELYPPQVSAIQAGVLNGKSLTLAVPTASGKTLVAELAMLKQVLTGRGKALYLVPLRALAFEKYEEFTKYEELGVKVALSSGDYDSDDPWLAKYDIIVATNEKADSLIRHRASWLEDVRIVVADEVHLLTTPDRGPTLEVTLARLRAVNPELQVLALSATIRNAEEVANWLNSELVVSDWRPVPLKMGVYYGGRVSFNDGTELLIGGSGSPTVRLAVDCVLKGGQVLVFTSTRQNSALYAERIKEHLSPLLSVKERRELEEVSRKILSRSEETRIDRRLAECIRSGVAFHHAGLASEHRRAIEEAFRGFKLKVICATPTLAAGVNLPARRVVIQDYRRYELGLGYRPIPVLEFHQMAGRAGRPQYDKYGEAILIARSVEEAKALHEDYVLSPPERIWSKLSSEPALRSHVLAAIASGFSNTMEGLLAFMEKTFYAYQFGSSSIKPTVERVIRFLKEEGFVEGRGSRMIVTPFGKRTSELYLDPLSAVVIRRWLRTKVQATPIGYLQLICYTTELPKLYLRRGEAKRVKAAVKQFKEELLIEAPDEYEEDVDYVEFLTGLKAALMLYDWIEERSEDYIIEAYGVGSGDIYAIAQTASWVAYSACELAKVIGLKSHVPGLSKLEARLKTGCREELLPLVQLEGVGRVRARRLFEAGYRSLEDLRKAKVEDLVKVPTIGIETAKKIKLQV from the coding sequence GTGTTAATCATACTCGTAGACGATGTAGATTTACCCAGCGCGGTAAAACGCGTTCTTAAGGAGAGGGGCATAAGGGAGTTGTATCCACCACAGGTTAGCGCGATTCAGGCTGGCGTTTTAAACGGGAAGAGTTTAACCCTAGCGGTTCCGACGGCCTCCGGTAAAACTCTGGTAGCTGAGCTCGCGATGCTAAAGCAAGTGTTAACCGGGAGGGGTAAAGCGCTTTACCTGGTTCCGCTTAGAGCTTTAGCCTTTGAGAAGTATGAGGAGTTCACTAAGTATGAGGAGCTGGGCGTTAAGGTTGCTTTATCCTCCGGCGATTACGATAGCGACGATCCATGGCTGGCTAAGTACGATATTATCGTCGCTACCAATGAGAAGGCGGACTCATTAATAAGGCATAGGGCTTCCTGGCTTGAGGATGTACGCATAGTAGTCGCTGATGAGGTCCATCTGCTTACAACGCCCGATCGAGGTCCAACATTAGAAGTAACCCTAGCTAGGTTAAGGGCGGTTAATCCTGAGCTACAAGTATTAGCGTTAAGCGCGACTATTAGAAACGCGGAGGAGGTTGCTAACTGGCTTAACTCCGAGCTTGTGGTTAGCGATTGGCGGCCTGTACCCCTTAAGATGGGTGTGTATTATGGGGGTAGGGTGTCGTTTAACGATGGAACGGAGCTATTAATAGGTGGTAGCGGAAGCCCGACGGTTAGGCTCGCCGTGGACTGCGTTTTGAAGGGAGGACAGGTTTTAGTATTTACTAGTACGAGGCAGAACTCTGCCTTATACGCTGAGAGAATTAAGGAGCATCTTTCACCCCTCCTAAGCGTTAAGGAAAGGAGGGAACTGGAAGAGGTAAGTAGGAAGATACTATCAAGAAGTGAGGAAACCCGTATCGATAGGAGGTTGGCTGAATGTATACGTTCAGGTGTTGCCTTCCACCACGCTGGGTTAGCGAGTGAGCATAGAAGGGCTATCGAGGAGGCCTTTAGAGGGTTCAAGTTAAAGGTGATATGCGCAACGCCAACGTTAGCGGCTGGAGTTAACCTACCGGCTAGACGCGTAGTAATCCAAGATTATAGGCGGTACGAGCTAGGCCTCGGCTATAGGCCTATACCCGTGTTAGAGTTTCATCAAATGGCGGGGAGGGCTGGGAGGCCCCAATACGATAAGTATGGGGAGGCTATACTGATAGCTAGATCCGTAGAGGAGGCTAAGGCCCTCCACGAGGATTACGTTTTATCACCCCCGGAAAGGATTTGGAGTAAGCTTAGTAGTGAACCAGCTCTACGGTCACACGTGTTAGCGGCTATAGCTTCAGGCTTCTCAAACACTATGGAAGGCCTCCTAGCGTTTATGGAGAAAACCTTTTACGCGTATCAGTTCGGCTCTTCAAGCATTAAACCAACGGTTGAAAGGGTTATACGCTTCCTCAAGGAAGAGGGGTTCGTTGAGGGTCGGGGTTCACGCATGATCGTAACCCCCTTTGGTAAGAGGACCTCGGAGCTATACTTAGACCCCTTATCCGCGGTGGTCATTAGGAGGTGGTTAAGGACTAAGGTTCAAGCTACACCTATAGGCTACCTACAATTAATCTGCTATACAACCGAGCTGCCGAAGCTCTACTTAAGGAGGGGTGAAGCTAAACGGGTTAAAGCAGCGGTAAAACAGTTTAAGGAGGAGTTATTAATTGAGGCCCCGGATGAGTACGAGGAGGATGTAGACTACGTAGAGTTTTTAACTGGTCTGAAAGCGGCTTTAATGCTTTACGACTGGATTGAGGAAAGGAGTGAGGACTACATTATTGAAGCCTATGGGGTTGGATCAGGCGATATATACGCGATAGCTCAAACAGCGAGCTGGGTAGCGTATTCAGCATGCGAATTAGCTAAGGTGATAGGGCTTAAGAGCCACGTGCCCGGGCTTTCAAAACTTGAAGCTAGGCTTAAAACAGGGTGCCGTGAAGAACTACTACCCCTAGTTCAGTTAGAGGGCGTAGGTCGTGTAAGAGCTAGAAGGCTTTTCGAGGCCGGCTATAGAAGCTTGGAGGACTTAAGGAAGGCTAAGGTTGAGGACTTGGTTAAAGTACCGACTATAGGTATTGAAACGGCTAAGAAAATCAAACTGCAAGTTTAA